In Caldicellulosiruptor morganii, the following proteins share a genomic window:
- a CDS encoding HD-GYP domain-containing protein: MKQQRKLLRHFLEFLVVVLIFVSLSSQIIRVLFKLKNPALDYLQLATLSFAMVFFSVFYLIRYSSILKQYRLSEKKQKLIISKLKAEKETIERGYINSIQMTKEMTGIVKRLIDTQKMLRQKNEWLKSFFELSTKILSLSEVYEIVKLVGSFEGENLKFLRISVYFNNQDDELKRLYHFGREDVDEEVLFKKAKEDINIAYKVEEKDNIIKLSIPIISEDRCEGVCFYVLKCSFLEKEDMSYYVSICNFITISIKNSIYYSDLKKQKIELENLYEKSTYMNEKLKETIEELNKSKIELEKKNAEIEKFFYETILCLSKAIEYKDMYTKGHCERVQSIALKIADELGLTEDEKDVLKFACLLHDIGKIGIKEEILNKKEPLLPQEYEEIKKHPLIGYNILKDLDFMQRIQKVILQHHERVDGKGYPYGLKDDEIDLLAKIISVADAYDAMTSDRPYRKAFSKTEALNELQRCSGSQFDRNIVKKLLDLAQKGMVMFL, encoded by the coding sequence TTGAAACAGCAAAGGAAGCTGCTAAGACATTTTCTTGAGTTTCTGGTGGTTGTCCTTATTTTCGTTTCGCTGAGCAGTCAAATCATCAGGGTTTTATTTAAGTTGAAAAATCCAGCACTTGATTATCTTCAGCTTGCTACCCTTTCTTTTGCCATGGTTTTCTTTTCTGTTTTCTACCTAATTAGATATAGCAGTATTTTGAAACAGTATCGACTTTCAGAAAAGAAACAAAAACTAATTATCAGTAAACTAAAGGCAGAAAAAGAAACTATTGAAAGAGGATATATTAACAGCATTCAGATGACAAAAGAGATGACAGGTATTGTAAAAAGGCTTATTGATACACAAAAAATGCTCAGACAGAAGAATGAGTGGCTAAAGAGCTTTTTTGAGCTTTCGACAAAAATTTTGAGTCTTTCTGAGGTTTATGAGATAGTTAAACTGGTTGGTAGTTTTGAAGGCGAAAATTTAAAATTTTTACGGATAAGTGTATATTTCAACAATCAGGACGATGAATTAAAACGGTTGTATCACTTTGGGAGGGAAGATGTTGATGAAGAGGTGCTTTTTAAAAAGGCAAAGGAGGATATAAATATTGCGTATAAAGTAGAAGAAAAAGATAATATAATCAAACTTTCAATTCCAATAATTTCGGAAGACAGATGCGAAGGGGTTTGCTTTTATGTGCTGAAGTGCAGTTTTTTGGAAAAGGAAGATATGAGTTACTATGTTAGTATATGTAATTTTATAACAATATCAATTAAAAATTCGATTTATTATTCAGATTTGAAAAAGCAAAAAATAGAACTGGAAAATTTGTATGAAAAAAGTACATACATGAATGAGAAGCTTAAAGAAACCATCGAAGAGTTGAATAAATCCAAGATTGAGCTTGAGAAGAAAAATGCCGAGATAGAAAAATTCTTTTATGAGACAATTCTTTGCCTGTCAAAGGCAATAGAGTACAAAGATATGTACACAAAGGGGCACTGTGAACGTGTTCAATCTATAGCTTTAAAGATTGCAGATGAGCTTGGTCTTACGGAGGATGAGAAGGATGTTTTAAAATTTGCATGTCTTCTTCATGACATTGGAAAGATTGGTATCAAAGAAGAGATATTGAATAAAAAAGAGCCTCTGCTTCCCCAGGAGTACGAGGAGATAAAAAAGCATCCACTGATTGGTTACAATATTTTGAAAGATCTGGATTTTATGCAAAGGATACAGAAGGTTATCCTGCAGCATCATGAAAGGGTAGATGGGAAGGGTTATCCATACGGTTTAAAGGATGATGAGATTGATCTTTTAGCAAAGATAATTTCTGTTGCCGATGCGTATGATGCTATGACATCTGACAGACCCTATCGCAAAGCTTTCAGTAAAACTGAGGCGTTGAATGAGCTTCAAAGATGTTCAGGAAGCCAGTTTGACAGAAATATTGTAAAAAAACTTCTTGATTTAGCACAAAAAGGAATGGTGATGTTTTTATAG
- the xylB gene encoding xylulokinase has protein sequence MYFIGIDVGTSGTKTILTDSKGNILATATFEYPLYQPQIGWAEQNPEDWWDASVKGIRAVLEKSKVDPKEVKAVGLTGQMHGLVMLDKSYNVIRPSIIWCDQRTAKECDEITERVGKERLVEITANPALTGFTASKILWVRNNEPQSYERVYKILLPKDYIRFKLTGEFATDVSDASGMQLLDIKNRCWSDEVLQKLEIDKDLLGRVYESPEVTGTVSEEASRITGLAKGTLVVAGGGDQAAGAVGNGIVKTGVVSSTIGSSGVVFAHLDDFRIDPQGRVHTFCHAVPGKWHVMGVTQGAGLSLKWFRDNFAHIEKAAFEFIDKDPYILMDQEAELASPGADGLVFLPYLMGERTPILDPFAKGIFFGVTAKHTRREFIRAVMEGVVFSLKNCLDILVEMGIDIREIRVSGGGAKSRLWKQMQADIFEMDVWTLNSKEGPAFGAAILAAVGAGEYSSVEEACDTMILKIDVCKPNQELFGVYRKAYNLYNSIYPRIKDLFRM, from the coding sequence ATGTACTTTATTGGAATTGATGTTGGCACATCAGGCACAAAGACTATTTTGACAGACTCAAAAGGGAACATCCTGGCTACAGCTACTTTTGAGTATCCTCTTTATCAGCCACAGATAGGCTGGGCAGAGCAAAATCCTGAAGACTGGTGGGATGCAAGCGTAAAGGGTATTAGGGCTGTGCTTGAAAAGTCAAAGGTGGACCCGAAGGAGGTTAAGGCAGTAGGGCTCACCGGGCAGATGCACGGGCTTGTTATGCTCGACAAAAGCTACAATGTTATAAGACCATCAATTATCTGGTGTGACCAGCGAACAGCAAAAGAATGCGATGAGATAACAGAAAGAGTTGGCAAGGAAAGACTTGTAGAAATAACAGCAAACCCTGCCCTGACAGGTTTTACAGCGTCAAAGATTTTGTGGGTGCGAAACAACGAACCGCAGAGCTATGAAAGGGTATACAAAATTTTACTTCCCAAAGACTATATAAGATTTAAGCTCACAGGCGAGTTTGCAACAGATGTGTCCGATGCGTCCGGTATGCAGCTTCTGGATATAAAAAACAGGTGCTGGTCGGATGAGGTGCTTCAAAAGCTTGAGATAGATAAAGACCTGCTTGGCAGGGTGTATGAATCCCCTGAAGTGACGGGCACAGTGTCAGAAGAGGCGAGCAGAATAACAGGGCTTGCAAAAGGAACACTGGTTGTTGCCGGTGGTGGAGACCAGGCAGCGGGTGCGGTTGGAAATGGCATAGTAAAAACAGGTGTGGTATCATCTACAATAGGCTCATCCGGTGTTGTCTTTGCACACTTAGATGACTTTAGAATTGACCCCCAGGGAAGAGTTCACACATTTTGTCATGCAGTGCCCGGCAAGTGGCATGTAATGGGTGTTACCCAGGGTGCAGGGCTTTCTTTGAAGTGGTTCAGGGATAATTTTGCACACATTGAAAAAGCTGCTTTTGAGTTCATAGACAAAGATCCATATATTTTAATGGACCAGGAGGCAGAGCTTGCAAGCCCCGGTGCAGACGGACTTGTATTTTTGCCATACCTCATGGGTGAAAGAACACCAATCCTGGATCCATTTGCAAAAGGTATATTCTTTGGGGTTACTGCAAAGCATACACGAAGAGAATTTATAAGGGCTGTGATGGAAGGCGTGGTATTTTCTCTTAAGAACTGTCTTGACATTCTGGTTGAAATGGGCATTGATATTAGAGAAATAAGAGTTTCGGGTGGTGGAGCAAAGAGCAGGCTATGGAAACAGATGCAGGCAGATATATTTGAAATGGATGTGTGGACATTAAATTCAAAGGAAGGTCCTGCATTTGGTGCGGCAATTCTGGCAGCAGTCGGTGCAGGTGAATATTCTTCTGTTGAAGAGGCTTGTGATACAATGATACTAAAAATTGATGTTTGCAAGCCAAATCAGGAGTTATTTGGTGTTTACAGAAAGGCTTACAATCTGTACAACAGTATATATCCGCGCATAAAGGATTTGTTTAGAATGTAG
- a CDS encoding cyclase family protein codes for MRIIDVTLEISNEMVSFPGDPRVEIAKVLDIKKGDIATVSKLMLSSHTATHIDAPAHFIKDGLTVDRLLLENLMGKVKVIDAIDEDRINREFLSKKEIGDAKAVFFKTRNSQYLHSKSFYHSYVSLSLDAAEYLIEKGVKVVGIDYLSIEEYASVDYPVHKTLLSREVVIVEGLNLLNVSEGEYSFVALPLKIKGCDGAPARVVLIEE; via the coding sequence ATGAGAATAATTGATGTCACCCTTGAAATTTCTAATGAGATGGTATCATTTCCGGGCGACCCGAGGGTTGAAATAGCAAAGGTTCTGGATATTAAAAAAGGAGATATTGCCACTGTGTCCAAACTCATGCTTTCTTCCCACACTGCAACCCATATTGATGCTCCGGCTCATTTTATAAAAGATGGGCTTACTGTTGACAGGCTCCTGCTTGAAAACCTCATGGGAAAAGTAAAGGTTATTGATGCTATTGATGAAGACAGGATAAATAGAGAATTTCTGTCCAAAAAAGAAATAGGAGATGCAAAAGCAGTGTTTTTTAAAACAAGAAATTCGCAGTATTTGCATTCGAAAAGTTTTTACCACAGCTATGTGAGTCTGTCACTTGATGCAGCTGAATATTTGATTGAAAAAGGTGTGAAGGTGGTTGGTATAGATTATCTTTCGATTGAGGAGTACGCATCTGTGGACTATCCTGTCCACAAAACATTGCTTTCAAGGGAAGTTGTAATTGTTGAAGGGCTAAATCTTTTGAATGTCTCCGAAGGTGAATATAGCTTTGTTGCGCTTCCGTTGAAAATAAAAGGCTGTGACGGCGCACCTGCAAGAGTTGTTCTGATAGAAGAGTAA
- a CDS encoding helix-turn-helix domain-containing protein has product MDFYRVGDKVISLQKIIDEVRKILDLRQKGFSQIEVAEKLKVDRSFISKLEGLGEVRKGKNIAAIGFPVKNKKEVEEVLQSYGISYYLLMTEEERNNFINSLSAAQLLNIMGEYINNFKNFDIVIAMGSDFRLNWFKAFLDCEVITIPLGKSPLKHDVEVDIEALKNILDTITQ; this is encoded by the coding sequence ATGGATTTTTACAGGGTGGGCGATAAGGTTATTAGCCTTCAGAAGATAATTGATGAGGTTAGAAAGATTCTTGATTTGCGTCAGAAAGGCTTTTCGCAGATAGAGGTTGCTGAAAAGCTGAAGGTTGACAGGTCTTTTATTTCAAAGCTTGAAGGACTGGGTGAGGTCAGAAAAGGAAAAAACATAGCAGCAATAGGTTTTCCTGTAAAGAATAAAAAAGAGGTTGAAGAGGTTTTGCAAAGCTATGGAATTAGCTACTATCTTTTGATGACAGAAGAGGAGAGGAATAACTTTATAAACTCCCTTTCTGCAGCACAGCTTCTTAACATTATGGGAGAGTATATAAACAACTTTAAAAACTTTGACATTGTAATTGCAATGGGTTCAGATTTCAGACTCAACTGGTTCAAGGCGTTTTTGGATTGCGAGGTAATTACAATTCCGCTTGGAAAATCTCCGCTAAAACACGATGTTGAGGTGGATATAGAGGCTCTTAAAAATATTTTGGATACAATCACTCAGTAG
- a CDS encoding mechanosensitive ion channel family protein encodes MNFQKVSEVLLKYSGKIIYSIAIIIAGFVILKVANRMLERWKNREKSTVIPFNQKRIDTLAALFKSIVKYTIYFIVIVLILENFNISIKTILAVAGIGGLAIGFGAQSLIRDVIAGLFLIIEDQLSVGDYVTIDGRSGTVKEMGIKTIKIQDFNGSIHIIPNGSIGAITNWSRHNSKAIVDVKLNTKMNYDEVSQKLKEVFEEIEKEFKDDIVTPPQILGIVDTNWIEYTLRIVTETKPLKHWDVEREMRKKIIEKLFLN; translated from the coding sequence ATGAATTTTCAGAAGGTTTCAGAAGTTCTGCTTAAATACAGCGGAAAAATAATATACTCTATTGCTATAATAATAGCTGGGTTTGTTATTTTGAAAGTTGCAAACAGAATGCTTGAAAGGTGGAAAAATAGAGAGAAAAGCACGGTGATTCCATTCAATCAAAAACGAATAGACACTCTTGCGGCACTTTTTAAGAGTATTGTAAAATACACTATATACTTTATTGTTATTGTACTCATACTTGAAAATTTTAACATATCAATCAAGACAATACTTGCAGTTGCCGGAATTGGAGGTTTGGCAATAGGTTTTGGTGCACAGAGTCTTATCCGTGATGTTATAGCAGGGCTTTTTCTGATAATTGAAGATCAGCTATCTGTTGGTGACTATGTGACAATTGACGGACGAAGTGGGACTGTTAAGGAGATGGGGATTAAAACCATCAAGATTCAGGATTTCAACGGCTCAATCCATATTATACCAAATGGTTCAATAGGTGCTATCACAAACTGGTCAAGGCATAATTCAAAAGCAATTGTTGATGTGAAGTTAAATACAAAAATGAACTATGACGAGGTTTCTCAGAAACTAAAAGAGGTATTTGAAGAGATTGAAAAAGAGTTTAAAGATGACATTGTAACCCCACCTCAGATTCTGGGCATTGTTGATACTAACTGGATAGAGTATACCCTGAGAATAGTAACAGAGACAAAGCCTTTAAAGCACTGGGATGTTGAAAGAGAAATGAGAAAGAAGATTATAGAAAAGCTATTTTTAAACTGA
- a CDS encoding gamma-glutamyl-gamma-aminobutyrate hydrolase family protein, which translates to MRVLVFGGFDFKNSQLYVVSSYLEVLLSLDAKVIIFPLSISAKERIGEYINDCDCVLFCGGGDVHPRFYGKDPERGIKKINPLRDEIEIEAMKLSYEQNKRVLAICRGIQVMNVAFGGALKQDIDREGYISHFQDMDGMYGYHRVEIRGKILKDIFGCEEILVNSFHHQAIDIKASDFSVEAVAKDGVIEAISRDDRDFFVGVQWHPELMYIRDCL; encoded by the coding sequence ATGAGGGTATTGGTTTTTGGTGGGTTTGATTTCAAAAATTCACAGCTTTATGTTGTGAGCAGCTACCTGGAAGTATTGCTGAGCTTAGATGCAAAGGTTATTATTTTCCCACTGAGCATTTCTGCAAAGGAGAGGATTGGGGAATACATAAATGATTGTGACTGTGTACTTTTCTGTGGAGGAGGAGATGTGCACCCCAGGTTTTATGGAAAAGATCCAGAAAGAGGAATAAAAAAGATAAACCCTCTTCGGGATGAGATAGAGATTGAAGCGATGAAGCTTTCGTACGAGCAAAACAAAAGAGTTCTGGCAATATGCAGAGGTATTCAGGTGATGAATGTTGCTTTTGGTGGAGCACTAAAGCAGGACATTGACAGAGAAGGCTATATAAGCCACTTTCAGGACATGGATGGAATGTATGGTTATCACAGGGTAGAAATTAGAGGGAAAATCTTGAAAGATATTTTTGGATGCGAAGAGATTTTGGTCAACTCATTTCATCATCAGGCAATTGATATTAAAGCTTCAGATTTTTCGGTTGAGGCTGTGGCAAAGGACGGTGTAATAGAGGCTATCTCAAGAGATGACAGAGACTTTTTTGTGGGCGTGCAGTGGCATCCTGAACTTATGTACATTCGGGATTGTTTGTAA
- a CDS encoding proline--tRNA ligase, protein MKVSELFMPTMKETPSDAEIESHKLMLRSGFMRQLSSGIYVYLPLGYRVLRKIENIVREEMDRSGAQEVHMSALMPRELWEESGRWAVFGPEMFRIKDRNEREYCLGPTHEEAFTYIVRNEITSYRDLPKILYQIQTKFRDERRPRFGVMRCREFTMKDAYSFDIDEKGLDISYRKMYDAYVRIFKRCGLDVKIVEADTGAMGGASSHEFMVPSSVGEAEIAYCKACGYAANLEKAECLDEPFETAEKMEQIQEVFTPDVRTIEELVSFLGIEAKRFVKTMIYRADDRFVAVLVRGDREVNETKLKNLLKVTELELAGAEDVERITGAKVGFAGPVGLSIDVYADNEVKYLKNFVVGANKTNYHLKNVNLNDFEVKQFADLRNITPDDLCPKCRSQKVTIERGIEVGHIFKLGTKYTEAFNCVYTDEKGEKKLMIMGCYGIGINRTAAAIIEQMHDEDGIIWPITVAPYEVIVVPVNVKDQQQSSVAFEIYKALQQEGVEVLIDDRDERAGVKFKDADLIGIPFKVTVGKKVTEGKIEVRNRRTKEVVEIDMENAVEAIVNLIKKEKAQYEV, encoded by the coding sequence ATGAAAGTGTCTGAGCTTTTCATGCCGACAATGAAGGAAACACCTTCTGATGCTGAGATAGAGTCACATAAACTTATGCTTCGCTCAGGTTTTATGAGGCAGCTCTCATCGGGTATTTATGTATACCTTCCGCTTGGATACAGAGTTTTGAGAAAGATTGAAAATATTGTCCGTGAAGAGATGGACAGAAGCGGTGCTCAGGAAGTTCACATGTCAGCTCTTATGCCCAGGGAGCTGTGGGAAGAGTCGGGCAGGTGGGCAGTTTTCGGACCGGAGATGTTCAGGATAAAAGACAGAAATGAAAGAGAGTACTGCTTAGGACCTACCCATGAAGAGGCTTTCACTTACATTGTCAGAAATGAGATTACATCATACAGGGATCTGCCAAAGATACTGTACCAGATACAGACAAAGTTCAGAGATGAGAGAAGACCAAGGTTTGGTGTTATGCGATGTAGGGAGTTTACAATGAAAGATGCATATTCTTTTGACATAGATGAAAAAGGCCTGGATATATCTTATAGAAAGATGTACGATGCATATGTGAGAATCTTCAAAAGGTGCGGGCTTGATGTAAAGATTGTTGAGGCAGACACCGGTGCAATGGGTGGAGCAAGCTCACATGAGTTCATGGTGCCATCTTCTGTCGGTGAGGCTGAGATTGCTTACTGCAAGGCGTGTGGCTATGCGGCAAACCTGGAAAAGGCAGAGTGTCTGGATGAGCCTTTTGAAACTGCTGAAAAGATGGAGCAGATTCAAGAGGTCTTTACACCGGATGTCAGGACAATTGAAGAGCTTGTGAGCTTTCTTGGGATAGAAGCAAAAAGGTTTGTAAAGACAATGATATACAGAGCAGATGATAGATTTGTTGCTGTTTTGGTCAGGGGCGACAGAGAAGTCAATGAGACAAAGCTCAAAAACCTTTTGAAGGTGACAGAGCTTGAGCTGGCAGGTGCTGAGGATGTTGAGAGAATAACAGGTGCAAAGGTTGGGTTTGCAGGACCTGTTGGACTTTCAATTGATGTGTATGCCGACAATGAAGTAAAATATCTTAAAAACTTTGTGGTGGGTGCAAACAAAACAAATTATCATCTTAAAAATGTCAATCTCAATGATTTTGAGGTCAAACAGTTTGCTGATTTGAGAAACATAACACCCGATGATTTGTGTCCAAAGTGTCGCTCTCAAAAAGTGACAATTGAAAGGGGAATTGAGGTAGGGCATATATTCAAGCTTGGCACAAAGTACACAGAAGCTTTTAACTGCGTATATACAGACGAAAAAGGCGAGAAGAAGCTTATGATTATGGGCTGTTATGGGATTGGAATCAACAGGACTGCTGCTGCTATAATTGAGCAGATGCATGATGAAGACGGGATAATCTGGCCAATCACAGTTGCACCTTACGAGGTGATTGTGGTGCCTGTAAATGTGAAAGATCAGCAGCAAAGCAGTGTGGCATTTGAAATTTATAAAGCTTTGCAGCAGGAAGGCGTTGAGGTGCTGATTGACGACAGAGACGAAAGAGCCGGTGTTAAGTTCAAGGATGCAGACCTTATAGGGATTCCTTTTAAAGTAACAGTTGGCAAGAAGGTAACAGAAGGGAAGATAGAGGTCAGAAACAGAAGGACAAAAGAAGTGGTTGAGATTGATATGGAAAATGCAGTTGAGGCTATTGTAAATCTAATAAAAAAGGAAAAGGCACAGTATGAAGTTTAA
- a CDS encoding phosphoribosyltransferase gives MLFKNRFEAGKKLAGKLVQFKEREDVILFAVPKGGVVVAKAISDILKVPFDIVLAKKIGAPFNSEFAIAAVDITGDVVVNQDNAEYLMVSKEYIEHQKIRVLDTLRKQLVKYRGSVDYETLLNRVAIIVDDGIATGATTKACIRFLSKLNPRQIYIATPVIAPSTLKELEKDCDGVFYLISSEPFWAVGQFYVDFSDVSDEEVQKLLN, from the coding sequence GTGCTTTTTAAAAACAGGTTTGAAGCAGGAAAGAAGCTTGCAGGAAAACTTGTTCAGTTTAAGGAAAGAGAAGATGTAATTTTGTTTGCTGTACCAAAAGGCGGAGTTGTGGTTGCAAAGGCAATCTCTGATATATTAAAAGTGCCATTTGACATTGTTCTGGCAAAGAAGATTGGTGCACCTTTTAACAGTGAGTTTGCCATTGCAGCGGTGGATATAACTGGCGATGTGGTTGTAAATCAAGATAATGCTGAATACTTAATGGTTAGCAAAGAATACATTGAGCACCAAAAAATAAGAGTTTTAGATACCTTGAGAAAACAGCTTGTCAAATACAGGGGAAGTGTTGACTATGAAACTTTGTTGAACAGAGTTGCTATAATAGTTGACGATGGTATAGCAACAGGTGCAACCACAAAAGCGTGTATAAGATTTCTTTCAAAGTTAAACCCCAGGCAGATTTATATTGCAACCCCGGTGATTGCTCCCTCAACCTTAAAAGAACTTGAGAAGGACTGCGATGGTGTATTTTATCTTATCAGCAGTGAACCGTTCTGGGCGGTTGGACAGTTTTATGTGGATTTTTCGGATGTTTCAGATGAAGAGGTCCAGAAACTGTTGAATTAG
- a CDS encoding cation diffusion facilitator family transporter, whose product MDKQKAALLSVFSNTALILLKVTAGVIMGSVSVISEAIHSGIDLLASVIAYFSIKQAKKPADSDHPFGHGKFENVSGAFEAILIFLAAILIIYEAIKKIINKGEVESIEAGLAVMLISAIVNLFISSKLFRIAKKTDSVALEADAMHLFTDVFTSFGVFLGLVLIKFTHIYILDPVIAIIVALMIIKASVELTRKALCDLVDRSLPQDEIKLIEDIIKRYSQVTSYHKLRTRKSGDRREIDVHIRMENSTTLIDAHNLCNMIEDEIKNALPNSYITIHIEPENEE is encoded by the coding sequence ATGGATAAGCAAAAAGCAGCGCTTTTATCGGTTTTTTCTAATACCGCTTTGATTTTGCTCAAAGTTACAGCCGGTGTGATCATGGGTTCGGTTTCGGTTATCTCAGAGGCCATTCATTCAGGAATTGATCTTTTAGCAAGTGTTATAGCGTATTTTTCAATTAAACAGGCAAAAAAGCCGGCAGACAGCGACCATCCTTTTGGACATGGCAAGTTTGAAAATGTCTCTGGTGCATTTGAAGCTATTTTAATATTTTTGGCTGCCATCCTGATAATTTATGAAGCAATAAAAAAGATAATAAACAAAGGAGAAGTTGAGAGCATTGAAGCCGGACTTGCAGTTATGTTAATTTCAGCTATTGTAAATCTTTTTATATCTTCAAAGCTGTTTAGGATTGCCAAAAAGACCGATTCTGTTGCTTTGGAAGCTGACGCGATGCATCTTTTTACTGATGTGTTTACTTCATTTGGAGTGTTTCTGGGTCTTGTTTTGATTAAGTTTACGCATATATACATCCTGGACCCTGTAATAGCCATAATTGTTGCCTTGATGATAATAAAGGCTTCTGTGGAACTTACCCGGAAGGCTTTGTGCGACCTTGTTGACAGGAGTCTTCCTCAGGATGAGATAAAGCTGATAGAGGATATCATAAAAAGATACTCCCAGGTGACAAGTTATCACAAGCTCAGAACAAGAAAGAGCGGTGACAGAAGAGAGATTGATGTCCATATCCGAATGGAAAACTCCACAACCCTGATTGATGCACATAATCTTTGCAATATGATTGAAGACGAGATTAAAAATGCCCTGCCCAACTCCTATATAACAATCCACATAGAGCCAGAAAATGAAGAGTGA
- a CDS encoding ANTAR domain-containing response regulator, protein MYKAILAIKNQKLFAVVKNTLTENGYSIADTALDFSDCLRKIRVLKPDVLIMEYGFSVGSMVEIINILRDDRICPTIILANQAQKSSIESVILEDDEFNVFLYSPFNRGAFISFVETVIKSWVKLRRLEEHIKKLQDDLETRKLVERAKGILMKELKLDEELAMRRLQKLSMDHQMPIKEVARRIIEWKMSNNK, encoded by the coding sequence ATGTACAAAGCAATCCTGGCTATAAAAAATCAAAAGCTGTTTGCTGTTGTGAAAAATACGTTAACAGAAAATGGATATTCAATTGCAGATACGGCTTTGGACTTTTCTGACTGTCTTAGAAAAATCAGAGTATTAAAACCCGATGTATTGATAATGGAATATGGATTTAGTGTGGGAAGTATGGTTGAAATTATAAATATTCTCAGGGATGACAGGATATGTCCCACTATTATTCTGGCAAACCAGGCTCAGAAATCGAGTATAGAAAGTGTGATACTTGAGGATGATGAATTCAATGTATTTTTGTACAGTCCATTTAACAGAGGAGCTTTCATATCCTTTGTTGAGACGGTAATTAAAAGCTGGGTGAAACTCAGAAGATTAGAAGAGCATATAAAAAAACTGCAGGACGATTTGGAGACAAGAAAGCTTGTTGAAAGGGCGAAAGGGATTTTGATGAAAGAGCTAAAGCTTGATGAGGAACTTGCAATGAGAAGGCTTCAGAAGCTCAGCATGGACCACCAGATGCCTATTAAAGAAGTTGCAAGAAGAATCATAGAATGGAAAATGAGCAATAATAAGTAG
- a CDS encoding LacI family DNA-binding transcriptional regulator, with the protein MPSIEDVAKKAGVSKATVSRVLNNSANVSEKKRKAVLDAIKALNYTPNVTAKNLAKRKTDTIGIIIQSLGGWFYGEVVYLLNNYISKQGYGAIFCQISDNIDYFRFLVGRVDGIIVFGYKTINRESLRLLKANNVPVVLAENNTEYSDVPRINVNNFQGGYIATKYLIDRGCKKIAHILGPSESFESLARFEGYKMALSDAGIEFDPRLCIEGDFMFQKAYENVKKIVLAQEVDGIFASNDLMAYASIYALNEMDIEVPQQVKVVGFDDVDIFGLRLSKMPKLTTVRQPIDLMVKTACDVLFDKINNPEKKFESEYVLDTQLVVRESA; encoded by the coding sequence TTGCCATCAATTGAAGATGTTGCAAAAAAGGCTGGTGTTTCAAAAGCCACAGTTTCAAGAGTTTTGAACAACAGTGCCAATGTTTCAGAGAAAAAAAGAAAGGCTGTGCTTGATGCGATCAAAGCTTTGAATTACACTCCAAATGTCACAGCAAAGAATCTGGCTAAAAGAAAGACAGACACTATTGGGATTATAATCCAATCACTGGGTGGCTGGTTTTACGGTGAGGTTGTTTATCTTCTCAACAATTACATATCAAAACAGGGCTATGGTGCAATATTTTGTCAGATTTCAGATAATATAGACTATTTTAGATTCCTTGTTGGAAGGGTTGATGGAATAATTGTATTTGGCTACAAAACTATTAACAGGGAGTCATTGAGGCTTTTAAAAGCCAACAATGTGCCGGTTGTACTTGCAGAGAATAACACCGAATATTCAGATGTGCCACGCATAAATGTAAACAACTTTCAGGGCGGCTACATAGCAACAAAGTATCTGATAGACAGAGGTTGTAAAAAGATTGCTCATATTTTAGGACCTTCGGAGTCGTTTGAAAGTCTTGCAAGATTTGAAGGGTATAAAATGGCATTGAGCGATGCCGGGATTGAATTTGACCCAAGACTATGTATTGAAGGAGATTTCATGTTTCAAAAAGCATATGAAAATGTTAAAAAAATTGTTCTGGCTCAGGAAGTTGATGGGATATTTGCATCAAACGACCTTATGGCGTATGCAAGCATATATGCTTTAAATGAGATGGACATTGAGGTTCCCCAGCAGGTAAAAGTTGTTGGCTTTGACGATGTGGATATATTTGGGTTGAGACTTAGCAAGATGCCAAAGCTCACAACAGTTCGTCAACCAATTGATTTGATGGTAAAAACTGCCTGTGATGTTCTTTTTGACAAAATAAATAACCCTGAGAAGAAATTTGAAAGCGAGTATGTGCTGGATACTCAGCTGGTTGTGAGAGAGTCTGCTTAA